One window of Papaver somniferum cultivar HN1 chromosome 9, ASM357369v1, whole genome shotgun sequence genomic DNA carries:
- the LOC113311870 gene encoding uncharacterized protein LOC113311870 yields MCIRKFCTKYNINNSETNPSCRPLYNNNLQKWQKPPENWWKLNFDAAFDKDTKICGIGLILRDCARCFVEDLVKVTRARDAEKGEGLYLLEAVELIKCRGWRNVIIEGDCESVTESATSNFAISSWQDHNLFSDISRLIESISRIRCVYFPRTGNEVADGLAKYAKKYVCNQVWSLAPQTVSTQL; encoded by the coding sequence TGAAACTAACCCTTCATGCAGGCCCCTTTACAACAATAACTTGCAAAAATGGCAAAAACCACCAGAAAACTGGTGGAAACTTAATTTTGATGCTGCTTTTGACAAAGATACAAAAATTTGTGGTATTGGTTTAATCCTTAGAGATTGTGCAAGGTGTTTTGTGGAAGACTTGGTGAAGGTCACAAGAGCTAGAGATGCTGAGAAGGGTGAAGGTTTGTATCTCTTAGAAGCTGTGGAATTGATCAAATGTAGGGGATGGAGAAATGTTATTATAGAAGGGGACTGCGAGTCTGTCACTGAATCTGCGACTTCAAATTTTGCTATATCTAGTTGGCAGGATCATAACCTTTTCTCGGATATTAGTAGGTTAATAGAATCTATTAGTAGAATTAGGTGTGTTTATTTTCCTAGAACTGGTAATGAAGTGGCTGATGGACTAGCCAAATATGCCAAGAAGTATGTTTGTAATCAAGTGTGGTCTTTGGCACCACAAACTGTATCCACTCAGCTTTAG